A section of the Candidatus Nomurabacteria bacterium genome encodes:
- a CDS encoding VTT domain-containing protein, translated as MILSFVNMVTVTVLSFGVAGVFLAGVLEEVVVPIPSALTMMAAGFFFLGGQPLVESTLIVLFVRVAIPLALGLTVGSLFTYWLAWRFGRPVVERFGHYVGISWTDIEGLEKRLEKNRSQSVTIFSLRVFPLLPSVVINIFCGLTRLPFWRYCSITFSGVVIRSYILALVGWQLGSVYHHYARYFEKIEFIGLIIVVFFLVFFYIRRKK; from the coding sequence ATGATTCTTTCTTTCGTTAATATGGTTACCGTCACTGTTCTAAGTTTCGGCGTGGCGGGGGTTTTTTTGGCTGGGGTGTTGGAGGAGGTTGTTGTGCCCATTCCTTCGGCTTTAACGATGATGGCGGCAGGCTTCTTTTTCCTGGGTGGGCAACCATTGGTCGAAAGCACGCTCATTGTTTTATTTGTTCGTGTGGCGATACCCCTTGCGCTTGGTTTAACTGTCGGGTCACTCTTTACTTATTGGTTGGCCTGGCGTTTCGGCCGTCCGGTCGTAGAGCGTTTTGGGCACTATGTCGGCATTAGTTGGACGGATATCGAGGGGCTAGAGAAGCGCTTAGAGAAAAATCGGAGTCAATCTGTCACCATTTTTAGTTTGCGAGTTTTTCCACTTTTACCAAGCGTGGTCATTAATATTTTTTGTGGCCTCACGAGGCTACCGTTTTGGCGTTATTGTTCCATTACTTTTAGTGGAGTGGTTATTCGGTCCTATATACTTGCTCTTGTCGGTTGGCAACTTGGTTCGGTCTACCACCACTATGCCCGCTATTTCGAGAAGATTGAGTTTATTGGTTTAATTATCGTCGTCTTTTTTCTGGTTTTTTTCTACATCAGGCGTAAGAAATAG
- a CDS encoding SIMPL domain-containing protein (The SIMPL domain is named for its presence in mouse protein SIMPL (signalling molecule that associates with mouse pelle-like kinase). Bacterial member BP26, from Brucella, was shown to assemble into a channel-like structure, while YggE from E. coli has been associated with resistance to oxidative stress.), translating into MTDKLKNYLGWVIIIVLFILAGAAWRYSGAYARSIQPGSFRSFAASGQGKVVIVPDVAEFSFSVLTEGSLDIAKLQADNTSKINQAIDFLKQQGIEAKDIKTAGYNLSPRYQTGFCRELCPPPSIVGYSINQTVEVKILKDSFVKIGDILAGVVKQGANSVSQLNFTVDDRLVAENEARSEAITQAKTKAKAIAKAAGFSLGELLAIEEGFNDFPRFYGLEASKMGMGGDMVASAPAPVVEPGSQEIVVNVTLRYEID; encoded by the coding sequence ATGACTGATAAACTAAAAAATTATTTGGGGTGGGTAATTATTATCGTTCTCTTTATCTTGGCGGGCGCCGCTTGGCGTTATTCGGGCGCCTACGCACGTTCAATTCAGCCGGGCTCCTTTCGAAGTTTTGCCGCTAGCGGTCAGGGCAAGGTCGTCATTGTGCCAGATGTTGCGGAATTCTCCTTCAGTGTTCTCACTGAGGGGTCGTTAGATATTGCTAAGTTGCAGGCCGATAACACCAGTAAGATTAACCAGGCGATTGATTTTCTAAAACAGCAAGGGATTGAGGCGAAGGATATCAAGACTGCCGGTTATAATCTATCACCCAGATATCAAACTGGTTTTTGTCGCGAACTTTGCCCGCCACCCTCAATTGTTGGTTATTCCATCAATCAGACGGTTGAGGTCAAAATTTTGAAGGATAGTTTTGTGAAGATCGGAGACATTCTGGCTGGAGTAGTTAAACAGGGTGCAAACAGTGTCTCACAATTGAATTTTACCGTGGACGATCGCCTGGTCGCTGAGAATGAAGCAAGGTCAGAGGCAATTACTCAGGCGAAGACGAAAGCGAAAGCCATTGCCAAAGCGGCCGGTTTCTCACTTGGTGAGTTGCTGGCGATTGAGGAGGGATTTAATGATTTTCCCCGGTTTTATGGTTTAGAGGCAAGTAAGATGGGTATGGGGGGCGACATGGTTGCTTCTGCGCCTGCGCCCGTGGTTGAACCTGGGTCACAGGAAATTGTGGTGAATGTGACCCTTCGCTACGAGATTGACTAG
- a CDS encoding GatB/YqeY domain-containing protein — protein sequence MLHENIKSEMKQAMLAKEAVRLGVIRGLLSAFTNELVSQKKRPDEMLDDESALAVIRREAKKRKDSISQFETGGRSDLAESEKAELKFIEVYLPQLMGRDEIKKLAEAKKTELAITGRADAGKLMNALMKDLKGKADGADVKAAVDEILL from the coding sequence ATGTTACACGAAAATATAAAATCAGAAATGAAGCAGGCGATGCTAGCCAAAGAAGCAGTCCGTCTTGGGGTAATCAGAGGTCTGCTCTCCGCCTTCACCAATGAACTGGTGTCCCAGAAGAAAAGACCAGATGAAATGCTAGACGATGAATCGGCACTTGCCGTCATCCGTCGCGAAGCCAAGAAACGCAAGGACTCAATCTCTCAATTTGAGACTGGCGGTCGTTCAGATCTGGCCGAAAGTGAGAAGGCCGAATTAAAGTTCATTGAAGTTTACCTCCCTCAACTAATGGGTCGCGATGAGATAAAGAAACTTGCCGAGGCTAAGAAAACTGAATTGGCTATTACAGGTAGAGCTGATGCCGGTAAACTAATGAACGCCCTAATGAAAGACCTGAAGGGTAAGGCTGACGGCGCAGATGTGAAAGCGGCCGTCGACGAAATTTTACTATAA
- a CDS encoding MFS transporter yields the protein MNHSPAEKHRLRLLAYGAGFFLSFSTAIGAYINSSFISQFVGEQRVGLLYSFAAAISLLASWQGLRLFRRFGNRRSIIFLGVTNFLVLGNLALGNGHYSGIWLVVAYIVLSFLTAINLDIYLEELSDNQITGRIRGVFLTVNNLAWLISPFLASRLTSGSDFSLVYTIAATALLPFIYISVRQLKEVVKRGGENLSLASGLGRVFASNNPDLRRIMTIDLLLNFFSAMMVIYMPIYLHQHIGLAWTQIGVIFTIMLIPFVLLDFPLGRIADLWWGERELLLAGLTIIIIACLIITQISSASVVIWASVLFFSRIGAATVEAMKETYLFKIIDGRDANLVFISRSMYPIAYIFAPIIASIFLSFLPLSYLFTFLGLFLIIGLPVASGLRDTR from the coding sequence ATGAACCATTCCCCAGCAGAGAAACATCGATTACGGTTATTGGCCTACGGTGCTGGTTTCTTCCTGTCTTTCTCCACGGCGATAGGAGCTTACATCAACTCCTCATTCATCTCCCAGTTCGTGGGCGAGCAACGGGTTGGACTCCTCTACTCGTTCGCGGCCGCGATTTCACTTCTCGCCTCATGGCAAGGGCTACGCCTGTTTCGTCGCTTCGGTAATCGTCGATCAATTATTTTTCTGGGTGTCACCAATTTCCTTGTTCTGGGTAATCTGGCACTCGGCAATGGCCACTATTCCGGTATTTGGTTGGTCGTGGCCTATATCGTCCTCTCTTTCCTTACCGCCATCAATCTAGACATCTATCTGGAGGAGCTGTCCGACAATCAGATTACTGGGCGGATTCGTGGTGTTTTCCTGACCGTCAATAATCTAGCCTGGCTCATCTCCCCTTTTTTGGCCAGTCGTCTCACGTCTGGTTCTGATTTCTCCTTGGTCTACACCATTGCCGCCACCGCCCTACTTCCCTTTATCTACATTTCCGTTCGCCAGCTGAAGGAGGTGGTAAAAAGAGGTGGGGAGAATCTAAGCTTAGCTAGTGGCCTAGGGCGAGTTTTCGCATCAAATAACCCCGATCTTCGACGAATCATGACAATAGATCTCCTACTTAATTTCTTTTCTGCGATGATGGTTATCTACATGCCAATCTATCTCCACCAACACATTGGTCTCGCTTGGACCCAAATTGGTGTCATCTTCACCATTATGCTCATCCCTTTCGTGCTACTAGATTTCCCGCTCGGCAGAATCGCCGATCTCTGGTGGGGCGAGCGGGAACTTCTTCTCGCCGGCCTGACGATAATAATCATCGCTTGCCTGATTATCACCCAGATTTCGAGTGCCAGTGTGGTAATCTGGGCCAGTGTCCTCTTCTTCTCGCGCATCGGTGCGGCGACGGTTGAAGCAATGAAAGAGACTTACCTCTTCAAGATTATCGACGGTCGCGACGCTAACCTTGTCTTCATCTCCCGCAGTATGTACCCAATTGCCTACATCTTCGCGCCGATTATTGCGAGCATTTTCCTCTCTTTTCTTCCCCTTTCTTATCTCTTCACTTTCCTTGGTTTATTCCTCATCATCGGCTTACCCGTCGCTTCTGGTCTTAGAGACACGAGATAG
- a CDS encoding NUDIX hydrolase, translating into MKVTSDLTKLYPEIDINSDGGPDAYREGLPIVERDPVAVIIKHPSENQYLLAEWKQAEWRGFLTGGIEKGDSLEKTVRKEIHEETGYKNVSEIIATNFVSHALFFHPVKNVNRLAHYRLVFARLADLERENVSEEEGRIADFVWVPHDEVLEILTRRDMKLLWNFYINNLKDF; encoded by the coding sequence ATGAAGGTTACATCAGATCTCACGAAGCTTTATCCGGAGATTGATATCAACAGCGATGGTGGTCCCGATGCATACAGAGAGGGGTTGCCCATTGTCGAACGTGATCCCGTGGCGGTCATTATCAAACATCCATCTGAAAATCAGTATCTCCTCGCAGAGTGGAAACAAGCGGAATGGCGCGGATTTCTAACTGGCGGCATTGAAAAGGGGGATTCATTGGAGAAGACCGTTCGTAAAGAAATTCATGAAGAGACGGGGTACAAAAATGTTTCCGAAATTATTGCCACAAATTTTGTCTCCCATGCTTTGTTTTTTCATCCGGTAAAGAATGTTAACCGCCTGGCGCACTATCGTCTTGTCTTTGCGAGACTGGCCGATCTTGAGAGGGAGAATGTTTCTGAGGAAGAAGGTAGGATTGCTGACTTTGTCTGGGTTCCCCACGATGAGGTGCTGGAAATACTGACACGTAGGGACATGAAACTACTTTGGAATTTTTATATAAATAACCTAAAAGATTTTTGA
- a CDS encoding ATP-dependent helicase, which produces MTSRGDKFGQLYDQLNEAQQEAVDTIEGPVMVVAGPGTGKTQVLTLRIANILRETDTPPDGILALTFTQSGVHAMRERLVEIVGARGYRVNINTFHGFCNEVIQRYPEEFPRIIGSRSITDVEQIKILEGIIQDPKIRLEVLKPYGAPFYYLPAARSAIEKLKKDNLKKSDHPELDLIYREYEKALRKGQLYDFADMIMEVIAILQKKKIFLRKLQEEYLYLLADEHQDANRSQNELLALLSNFHQNPNLFIVGDEKQAIFQFQGASLDNFNYFKKLYPQAKLISLTHSYRSHQIILDAAHSLIDSGKLLAGRKLAPEKIRIISCVNNSAEQQFIAREIKARLKGGISPDEIAVIYRDNADAGPIVEALERSLVPFVIHSQSDLLADATVGKVILILEAVHHFGRNEYLTPFLHLDFLNLDSLAVYQTKTYDDFKKAKGELGNIYQKLEKWYRFGHNQNLTDLFGLILEETGLLEYLLREPQAEEKLSKLQSFYEELKELSSSHPQFRLADFIDYLETLRRHNLGLLQTVPSQRSGVRLLTAHRAKGLEFDEVYIIGAADGHFGNRRARTTLDREKENDDNSERRLFYVALTRARKKVTITYAKQGSGGKPKLPSQFVEEIDKALVERIDLEPEKIKPEEVLRPKPIAKSSLGEKAYLNKIFLERGLSVTDLNNYLSCPLKYFYQNLLRLTQVQEKHQLYGTAVHQTLKEFFDQYREGKKWPGVKLFTRFKYHLSRQAFSPNDLEASLEKGEKALAGYLKFYKYRWPNRILNEFSVRGIFLNEKIKLNGKIDKLEISESGETRVVDYKTGKPKTRNHIIGLTKSAGSGDYFRQLVFYKILLENLDRQKYHVTSGLVDFIEPDDKERYKQEEFALNDSDVVGLSEQIKQVAEEILSLEFLDKGCGKKDCEWCRLRQLTKGS; this is translated from the coding sequence ATGACAAGTCGAGGCGACAAATTTGGACAGCTATATGACCAGCTCAACGAGGCCCAACAAGAGGCGGTGGACACGATTGAGGGGCCGGTCATGGTTGTGGCTGGGCCAGGTACAGGCAAGACCCAGGTGCTTACCCTCCGTATTGCCAACATTTTGCGGGAGACCGATACACCGCCGGATGGAATTCTCGCCCTCACATTTACGCAATCTGGGGTTCATGCTATGCGAGAGCGTTTGGTGGAGATTGTGGGCGCCCGCGGGTATCGAGTGAACATCAACACTTTCCACGGCTTTTGTAATGAAGTTATCCAACGTTACCCAGAAGAGTTCCCACGTATTATCGGTTCGCGAAGTATTACGGACGTAGAGCAGATTAAGATCTTGGAAGGAATTATTCAGGATCCCAAGATTCGCTTGGAAGTTTTGAAACCCTACGGGGCACCGTTTTATTATTTGCCAGCTGCGCGGAGTGCGATTGAGAAATTGAAAAAGGATAACCTGAAGAAGTCAGATCATCCAGAATTGGATCTGATTTACCGTGAGTATGAGAAAGCTTTGCGGAAGGGCCAGTTATATGATTTCGCCGATATGATTATGGAGGTGATTGCCATCCTGCAGAAAAAGAAAATTTTTCTTCGGAAATTGCAAGAAGAATATTTGTATCTTCTGGCGGATGAGCATCAGGATGCTAATCGTTCGCAGAATGAATTGCTCGCCCTCCTGTCTAATTTTCATCAGAACCCCAATTTATTCATCGTGGGCGATGAGAAGCAGGCGATTTTCCAATTTCAGGGAGCCAGTCTAGACAACTTTAATTATTTTAAAAAATTATACCCGCAAGCGAAACTTATCTCCCTGACACACAGCTATCGTTCGCACCAGATCATTTTAGATGCAGCGCACAGCTTGATTGATTCTGGTAAATTGTTGGCGGGAAGAAAGTTGGCGCCAGAGAAGATCAGAATTATCTCTTGCGTTAATAATTCAGCCGAGCAACAGTTTATCGCCCGAGAAATAAAGGCCAGATTAAAGGGGGGAATCTCTCCAGACGAGATTGCTGTTATCTATCGTGATAATGCTGATGCGGGCCCAATTGTGGAGGCGCTGGAGCGATCTCTTGTTCCCTTCGTCATTCACTCCCAATCGGATTTATTAGCGGACGCAACGGTGGGAAAGGTAATCCTTATTCTAGAGGCGGTTCATCACTTTGGCCGGAATGAGTATTTAACCCCGTTTCTTCACTTGGATTTTCTTAACCTAGACAGTTTGGCGGTTTACCAGACCAAAACTTATGACGATTTTAAAAAAGCGAAAGGTGAGCTGGGAAATATCTATCAGAAGTTAGAAAAATGGTATCGATTTGGTCACAACCAGAATCTGACCGATTTGTTTGGCCTGATTCTTGAGGAGACGGGGTTGCTGGAATATCTCTTGCGCGAGCCACAGGCGGAGGAGAAATTGTCCAAGTTGCAGAGTTTCTACGAGGAACTGAAAGAATTATCAAGTAGTCATCCTCAGTTTCGGCTAGCCGACTTTATTGATTATCTAGAAACGCTACGCCGACATAATTTAGGTTTACTACAAACAGTTCCATCTCAACGGAGTGGGGTGCGTTTACTAACCGCTCATCGGGCAAAGGGGTTGGAATTTGACGAGGTTTATATTATCGGGGCGGCGGACGGACATTTTGGTAATCGTCGGGCCAGGACGACTCTCGATCGAGAAAAAGAGAACGATGACAATAGTGAAAGGCGACTCTTCTACGTGGCGCTTACGCGGGCCAGGAAAAAGGTCACAATCACTTACGCGAAACAGGGTAGCGGCGGTAAACCAAAATTGCCAAGCCAGTTTGTGGAGGAGATTGATAAAGCTCTGGTGGAGAGAATAGATTTGGAGCCAGAGAAGATAAAACCAGAAGAAGTCCTGCGCCCAAAGCCGATTGCTAAATCATCTCTGGGAGAAAAAGCCTATCTAAATAAAATATTTTTAGAGCGCGGATTGTCCGTGACGGATCTCAACAATTACCTCTCTTGCCCGTTGAAATATTTTTACCAGAATCTGTTGCGACTGACCCAAGTGCAAGAGAAGCATCAACTCTACGGTACGGCGGTGCATCAAACACTGAAGGAATTCTTCGACCAATATCGGGAAGGTAAGAAGTGGCCAGGGGTGAAATTGTTTACCAGATTTAAGTATCACCTTTCTCGCCAGGCATTCTCACCGAATGATCTGGAAGCTAGTTTGGAAAAAGGGGAGAAGGCGCTTGCTGGTTATCTTAAATTCTATAAATATCGTTGGCCGAATCGGATTCTTAATGAATTCAGTGTGCGAGGAATTTTTCTCAATGAAAAAATAAAATTGAATGGCAAAATAGACAAATTAGAGATTAGTGAAAGTGGTGAGACGCGCGTGGTGGATTACAAAACGGGCAAACCGAAAACTCGCAACCACATCATTGGTCTCACGAAATCGGCTGGCAGTGGCGACTATTTTCGTCAACTGGTCTTCTATAAGATTCTTCTAGAAAACCTGGACCGCCAGAAATATCACGTTACCTCCGGTCTAGTGGATTTCATCGAACCTGATGATAAAGAGAGATACAAACAGGAGGAGTTCGCGCTCAACGATTCAGATGTGGTGGGACTCTCGGAACAGATCAAACAAGTGGCGGAGGAGATTCTAAGTTTAGAATTCTTGGATAAGGGTTGTGGGAAAAAAGATTGCGAATGGTGTCGCCTAAGGCAACTGACGAAAGGGTCTTGA
- a CDS encoding histidine phosphatase family protein, with amino-acid sequence MIEKENKDLCTLYIIRHGETEWNLKNIVQGHSDSELTEAGIIQVQEAAEELKEIHFDAVFSSDSPRTVRTAEIVRLDRELIIETSKLLRERNYGRFEGKPSFEFKEVLRKKLAERKEMSDEEHWDFRLADDIETDGELMTRFITQIREISVAYPGKTVLVVTHGGCIRNFLIRTGYFNRRDLPSGSFKNAGYVKVLSDGVDFFIQLVRGVETPGDSK; translated from the coding sequence ATGATCGAAAAAGAAAATAAAGATTTATGTACTTTATACATAATTCGCCACGGAGAGACGGAATGGAATCTAAAGAATATTGTGCAGGGACACTCTGACTCCGAACTCACCGAAGCTGGTATTATACAGGTTCAAGAGGCGGCCGAGGAATTGAAAGAGATTCATTTTGATGCCGTTTTTTCTTCAGATTCTCCTCGTACTGTGCGTACAGCAGAAATTGTTAGACTCGACAGGGAGTTGATAATTGAAACCTCGAAATTACTTAGAGAAAGAAATTACGGAAGGTTTGAAGGAAAACCCTCGTTTGAATTCAAAGAGGTTCTTCGGAAAAAGCTTGCTGAGCGCAAGGAAATGTCAGACGAAGAACACTGGGATTTTAGGCTTGCCGATGACATTGAAACAGATGGGGAACTAATGACTAGATTTATTACCCAAATAAGAGAGATCTCTGTGGCGTACCCCGGCAAGACAGTTTTGGTTGTAACTCATGGCGGGTGCATTAGAAATTTTCTTATCAGGACCGGGTACTTTAACCGGAGAGATCTCCCCTCTGGTTCGTTTAAAAATGCCGGATATGTTAAGGTCCTTTCAGATGGTGTAGATTTCTTTATTCAATTGGTCAGGGGGGTTGAGACACCCGGGGATAGCAAATAA